One bacterium genomic window, AGGGTCCGGACTGGTACGAGAGCCGCGACGACGGCGAGGGGGCCAAGCTGCTGATGCTCAGCAAGAAGCCCGTCGCCGGCAACGCCACGCAGAAGGCGATGCTCAAGGCCCACCCGGACCTGAACACCTACCTGAGCCAGCGCCTGCCCAAGCCGATTGCGGTCGCGGCGACCCTGCGCTACGACATCTGCGTCAAGGAGATCCTGGCGGACGACAACCGCTCGGCCTTCTGCTTCCTGGGCGGGGTCAAGGACAAGCAGGGCGGGCCCAACAGCACGGGCGCCGAGCGCTTCGTCTTCCTCGGCTGCGAGAACGCCGCCACCCCCGGCAAGATGAACCTCTTCGCCCGCGAGGGCGCGAACGACTGGGCCAAGCGCACCCTGGTCGCCAAGGATCTCGATCTGAGCAAGTGGTACACGGTGGTGGTGGAGGTCAACGTGCCCGAGGGCTTCTACGCCGTGCGCATCGAAGGTCTGACCAAGCCCTTCGAGCTGGAGTCCTTCTTCACGAAGGGCAAGACGCCGGGCCAGCTCACCCATCTCAGCTTCGCGACCTGGAACGACGGCGCCGGTACCTTCTACGTCGACAACGTCTCCCTCGCGGGCAACTAGGAGCGCGGCGGCCCGCCCTCGCCCCGAAGGCGAGGGCCCAGAACGCGAAACGCCTCCCCGGCAGCGGGGAGGCGTTGGCCGGTCCGCTCGCGGCGCGGCTAGCCCTTGGCCTGCTTCTCCAGGGTGCGCATCGCGCGGGTGGAGATCCAGACGCGCTGCGTGACGCCGTCGATGGTGACGAGGCGCTTCTGCAGATTCGGCCGGAACCAGCGCGGGCGGCGGTTCTTGGCGTGGCTCACGTGGCGGCCGGCGCGCGGACCCATGCCGGTCAAGGCGCAGCGCTTGGACATGGCGAACTCTCCTGGCGTGTTGGCGAGCGCCGGGCGCGGCCCGGCACAAGAGCCGGCAATATAGCAGGCCTCCCCAGACCCGTCAAGTGGGCCCCCGATCTCGGTTTCCGGCCGCGGAGCGCCTCGCGCGGTGGCGGGGAAGCTGGGGTCGCAGTCGCTCTAGTCCAGCGCGCCCCCAAGCGCGCATTCCGCGCCGGCGCTCACGGCGGGGGCGCCGGTCTGGCCATTCAGCGATCCGGAGGGCGAGGCCAGGGCCATCTCGACGTCGAGGAGGGCGGTCCCGGCGACGAGGGCGGCGAAGAGAGAGAGGAGCGCGAGGAACAGCGGGCGGCTGGGTCGCATGGGAACCTCCCTTCAGAGGGTGAGGGGGTGGCTCGGATCACTGCCGAGATGACGAAAAGTGTACGCGATCCCAGATCGGCATGGCAAGCGCCAAGTGCCGGTATCCCGATGAAAGCGATGGACTTGCAGGTCTTGTTTGGGCGCAAGCGGCGTCTCCACGCTGCGCGTCGCGGCGACCGGCGGGGGCCCGGGCGGCCACTCGCCGGTTGTGCCGTCCGGGAGGCCGTGCTAGCTTGCCCTGCCCGCTGGCCGCGGTCGCAACGATCCACCGCTTCCCGTTTTCAGGAGGTTCCCGATGTCCCTTCGGACAGGCCTGGCGCTCCGCGCCGCCGCCGCGCTCCTCGCCCTGCTCGCCCTGGGCGGGCAGGCCAGCGCCAGCTATGAGGAGCTGGCGAATGAAGTCCAGGAGATCGTCCTCGACAACGGTCTCAAGATCCTGCTGCTGGAGCGGCACGACGTGCCGGTCTTCTCCTTCTGGACCTACGTCGGCGTCGGCGGCGTGGACGAGGACAACGGCAGGAGCGGCATCGCTCACATGTTCGAGCACATGGCCTTCAAGGGCACGCGCGAGATCGGCAGCCTCGACATCAAGCGCGAGCTGAAGGCGCTCGAGGCGCTCGAAGAGGCCTACGCCGCCCTGCAGGCCGAGAAGCTCAAGGGCGACGCGGCGGATAGCGCGCGCCTGGCCTCGCTCCAGGCGCACTTCGAGGCGCTCGAGGCCGAGGCGGCCAGCTTGGTCGACACGAACGCCTTCGGCAAGCTCGTCGAGGCGCACGGCGGCGTCGGCCTGAACGCGATGACGAGCTGGGACGCCACGCAGTACTTCTACAGCCTGCCCTCGAACAAGCTCGAGCTGTGGTGCCTGCTCGAGAGCGATCGCTTCATCAATCCGGTGCTGCGCGAGTTCTACAAGGAGAAGAACGTCATCCTCGAGGAGCGCAACATGCGCACCGAGAGCCAGCCCCAGGGCCGCCTCTTCGAGCAGTGGGTGTGCACGGCCTACATCGGCCACCCCTACGGCCGCCCGCCGATCGGCTACCGCTCGGACATCGAGCTGTGGAGCCGCCGGGACGCCGAGGACTTCTACAAGCGGAACTACGGCGCGCGCAACATGGTCATCGCCGTCGTCGGCGACGTCTACCGCGCGGAGCTGGAGTCCCTCGCCAAGAAGTACTTCGGCCAGATCCCGCCCGGGCCGGGTCCGCAGGCGATCCGCACGGTGGAGCCCCAGCAGCTCGGCGAGCGCCGCGTGGTGATCGAGGAGGCCACGCAGCCCTTCATGTTCATCGGCTACCACGTTCCCGCGCGCCGCCACGCGGACCGACCCGCGATCGGCGCCCTCGCCAGCATCCTCGGCGAGGGCCGCTCCAGCCGCCTCTACTCGCGGCTGGTCAAGGCGGACCAGCTCGCGCTCTGGTCCGGCGCCTTCGACGGCCTGCCGGGCGACCGCTACCCGGCGCTGCTCACGCTCATCGCCCTGCCGAACAAGGACGTCAAGGTCGAGGATCTCGAGGCCGCGGTCTACGCCGAGGCCGAGCGCATCGCGACCGAGGGCGTCACGGAGAGCGAACTGGCCGGCTACAAGACCCGCGCGCGCGCCCAGTTCATCCAGGGCCTGGACGGCAAC contains:
- a CDS encoding insulinase family protein; the protein is MSLRTGLALRAAAALLALLALGGQASASYEELANEVQEIVLDNGLKILLLERHDVPVFSFWTYVGVGGVDEDNGRSGIAHMFEHMAFKGTREIGSLDIKRELKALEALEEAYAALQAEKLKGDAADSARLASLQAHFEALEAEAASLVDTNAFGKLVEAHGGVGLNAMTSWDATQYFYSLPSNKLELWCLLESDRFINPVLREFYKEKNVILEERNMRTESQPQGRLFEQWVCTAYIGHPYGRPPIGYRSDIELWSRRDAEDFYKRNYGARNMVIAVVGDVYRAELESLAKKYFGQIPPGPGPQAIRTVEPQQLGERRVVIEEATQPFMFIGYHVPARRHADRPAIGALASILGEGRSSRLYSRLVKADQLALWSGAFDGLPGDRYPALLTLIALPNKDVKVEDLEAAVYAEAERIATEGVTESELAGYKTRARAQFIQGLDGNENMAGQLCWAQMILGDWRELFKQLDAIAAVTAADVQRVAGEIFRKSNRTVGLIQTTAGS
- the rpmB gene encoding 50S ribosomal protein L28, which produces MSKRCALTGMGPRAGRHVSHAKNRRPRWFRPNLQKRLVTIDGVTQRVWISTRAMRTLEKQAKG